A region from the Azospirillaceae bacterium genome encodes:
- a CDS encoding sugar nucleotide-binding protein yields the protein MASSFSSEADLLVVGGDSMIGTAAAKAARARGLRVVVTTRRPGMDTPQTLPLDLADPGGWGWVADLRVATVFLCAAVARLDACHIDPEGSARVNVTGTVELARRLMAQGAHVIHLSSNQVFKGDAPSPAEDAPVSPANTYGAQKAEAERSLLALVPPPGRPAATILRLTKVIHPGMPLFTGWIDQLAAGRVVRPARDMALAPVTVDLVVEAMLALADRGREDPAAVPGIFHLSATDEISYAEAAAFVARRQGADAGLMQAVDSVAAGYLREQPPRHTIMATGRLRRLTGIMPPGAEAALSACLPAPSAPNVRIRGKR from the coding sequence ATGGCTTCATCTTTTTCGAGTGAAGCCGACCTGCTGGTGGTGGGCGGCGACAGCATGATCGGTACGGCGGCGGCCAAGGCCGCCCGCGCCCGGGGACTGCGCGTTGTCGTTACAACGCGGCGCCCGGGCATGGACACGCCGCAGACCCTTCCTTTGGATCTGGCCGATCCGGGCGGTTGGGGCTGGGTGGCGGATCTGCGGGTCGCCACCGTTTTCCTATGCGCCGCCGTCGCCCGGCTGGACGCCTGCCATATCGATCCCGAAGGTTCCGCCCGCGTCAACGTAACGGGCACGGTGGAACTGGCCCGCCGTCTGATGGCACAGGGTGCCCACGTCATTCACCTGTCCAGCAACCAGGTGTTCAAGGGCGACGCGCCGTCACCGGCCGAGGACGCGCCGGTATCGCCGGCCAATACCTATGGCGCGCAAAAGGCCGAGGCCGAGCGCAGCCTGCTGGCCCTGGTCCCGCCGCCGGGCCGGCCGGCCGCCACCATCCTGCGCCTGACCAAGGTGATCCATCCGGGCATGCCGCTGTTCACCGGCTGGATCGATCAACTGGCGGCGGGCCGGGTGGTGCGCCCGGCCCGCGACATGGCCCTGGCCCCGGTCACGGTGGATCTGGTGGTGGAGGCCATGCTGGCTCTGGCCGACCGCGGGCGGGAAGACCCGGCGGCCGTCCCCGGCATCTTCCACCTGTCGGCGACGGATGAGATTTCCTATGCCGAGGCGGCCGCCTTCGTGGCGCGGCGCCAGGGGGCCGACGCGGGCCTGATGCAGGCGGTGGACAGCGTGGCCGCCGGTTATCTCCGTGAACAGCCGCCGCGCCACACCATCATGGCGACCGGCCGTCTGCGCCGCCTGACCGGTATTATGCCGCCGGGCGCCGAGGCGGCCCTGTCCGCCTGCCTGCCGGCACCGTCAGCCCCCAACGTCCGGATCCGTGGCAAGCGATGA
- a CDS encoding class I SAM-dependent methyltransferase — protein MARIDFIQNLHSSTKRNYVQRVVAHDKAESAEVARQFGADYWDGDRRYGYGGYRYDGRWRPVATRMAAHYGLKAGDRILDVGCGKGFLLYEFTQVVPGIQIAGIDISDYGIANAKEEVRPFLKAGDCRSLPYSDDEFDFVVSLGTLHNLGVGDLFGAVGEIERVGKGAAKYIMVESWRNEREKANLLYWQLTCQSFHDVDDWKWIYDRCGYQGDHGFIFFE, from the coding sequence TCGACTTCATCCAGAACCTGCATTCCAGCACCAAGCGCAATTATGTCCAGCGGGTGGTGGCGCACGACAAGGCCGAGAGCGCCGAGGTCGCCCGCCAATTCGGCGCCGACTACTGGGACGGCGACCGCCGCTATGGCTATGGCGGCTATCGTTATGACGGCCGCTGGCGCCCGGTGGCGACGCGCATGGCCGCGCACTACGGCCTGAAGGCCGGCGACCGTATCCTGGACGTGGGCTGCGGCAAGGGTTTCCTGCTGTACGAATTCACCCAGGTGGTACCCGGCATCCAGATCGCCGGCATCGACATTTCCGACTACGGCATCGCCAACGCCAAGGAGGAAGTGCGGCCTTTCCTGAAGGCCGGTGACTGCCGGTCCCTGCCTTACAGCGACGATGAATTCGACTTCGTCGTGTCCTTGGGCACCCTGCACAATCTGGGTGTGGGCGACCTGTTCGGCGCGGTGGGCGAGATCGAGCGCGTGGGCAAGGGTGCCGCCAAGTACATCATGGTGGAATCCTGGCGTAATGAACGTGAGAAGGCCAACCTGCTGTACTGGCAGCTGACCTGCCAGAGCTTCCACGACGTGGACGACTGGAAGTGGATTTACGACCGCTGCGGCTATCAGGGTGACCATGGCTTCATCTTTTTCGAGTGA